One window from the genome of Deltaproteobacteria bacterium encodes:
- a CDS encoding NUDIX domain-containing protein, protein MAIPERYNTGYNVGVGGAVVRDGRLLFVRRASRRGHGNWQVPGGFVEPDETIEDAVVREVAEEAGVEAEVQGVLGVRSRYDEDSGNSLYVVLLLRGLTEEPTPDRREVDRAVYLTLDEIRALDPLPQTNWEVAQSALAAEPRLLMPKTASNQRGQIFNLFIG, encoded by the coding sequence ATGGCGATACCGGAACGCTACAACACGGGTTACAACGTCGGCGTGGGCGGGGCGGTGGTGCGGGACGGACGGCTGTTGTTCGTCCGGCGCGCGTCGCGCCGCGGGCACGGCAACTGGCAGGTGCCCGGCGGCTTCGTCGAGCCGGACGAGACCATCGAGGATGCGGTGGTGCGGGAGGTGGCCGAGGAGGCCGGAGTGGAGGCCGAGGTCCAGGGGGTGCTTGGCGTGCGCAGCCGGTACGACGAGGACTCCGGCAACAGCCTGTACGTGGTATTGCTGCTCCGGGGACTCACCGAGGAGCCCACCCCGGACCGGCGCGAAGTGGACCGGGCGGTGTACCTTACGCTGGACGAGATCCGGGCCCTCGACCCGTTGCCGCAGACCAACTGGGAGGTCGCGCAAAGCGCCCTGGCGGCCGAGCCGCGGCTGCTGATGCCCAAGACGGCGTCGAATCAGCGGGGTCAGATCTTCAACCTGTTCATCGGTTAA